The following are encoded together in the Phaseolus vulgaris cultivar G19833 chromosome 9, P. vulgaris v2.0, whole genome shotgun sequence genome:
- the LOC137821153 gene encoding protein NEGATIVE GRAVITROPIC RESPONSE OF ROOTS-like: MKIFEWMQNRISGSNGKNKRTLSISATHYLKHEPCKQEFSDWPQALLAIGTFGSNTIREDSGGRSNNTAEDSSSFKDCTQEITLEEVANLQNEFSIFFKGRVEPNLGGEQEEHTNDLIKECLNSEHSRLDSEGKENESLSDGSNANRGNFYPSKSIIFSRGKDCCLDNSSKRGVGKKSLSFLLKKILACKSGFQPTPLFKDPLSTESRMEKILRAILHKKIYPQGSCSTTPFIKKYLEATPISHSDDDEDNYDGDDEEEHATISENGSKWVKTDSEYIVLEI; this comes from the exons ATGAAG ATTTTTGAGTGGATGCAAAACAGGATCAGTGGGAGCAATGGAAAAAACAAACGTACTTTGTCGATTTCAGCTACCC ATTACTTGAAGCATGAACCTTGCAAACAAGAGTTCAGTGACTGGCCTCAAGCACTCCTTGCAATTGGAACGTTTGGGAGCAACACCATTAGAGAAGATTCGGGTGGAAGGAGTAACAACACTGCGGAGGACTCATCTTCCTTCAAGGATTGTACACAAGAGATCACGCTGGAAGAAGTTGCAAATCTTCAGAATGAGTTCAGCATATTCTTTAAGGGGAGAGTGGAGCCAAATTTGGGAGGTGAACAAGAAGAGCACACCAATGATCTGATCAAGGAATGTTTGAACAGTGAGCATTCAAGGTTGGATTCTGAAGGTAAAGAAAATGAGTCTCTTTCTGATGGCTCCAATGCCAACCGTGGTAATTTCTACCCAAGCAAGAGTATAATATTCAGCAGAGGAAAAGATTGTTGTTTGGACAATAGCAGTAAGAGAGGTGTTGGCAAGAAATCACTCTCTTTTCTTCTTAAGAAGATCCTTGCTTGCAAAAGTGGTTTTCAACCCACCCCTTTGTTCAAAGATCCACTTTCCACTGAGTCCAGAATGGAGAAG ATTTTGAGGGCAATACTTCACAAAAAGATATATCCCCAAGGTTCATGTTCAACTACACCGTTCATAAAGAAGTACCTTGAAGCCACACCAATTTCTCACTCTGATGATGATGAGGACAATTATGATGGTGATGATGAAGAGGAACATGCTACTATTTCAGAAAATGGAAGTAAATGGGTCAAGACTGATTCTGAAT ATATTGTTCTTGAGATATGA